In Tachysurus vachellii isolate PV-2020 chromosome 12, HZAU_Pvac_v1, whole genome shotgun sequence, the following are encoded in one genomic region:
- the LOC132854407 gene encoding tripartite motif-containing protein 16-like: protein MAEASISVDQDQFSCPVCLDLLNDPVTIPCGHSFCKVCINDCWDQEDQKDVYSCPQCRDTFTPRPVLRRNNMLAEVVEKLKKSEVQAASPAHCYAGPGDVECDFCTGRKYKAIKSCLVCVASFCETHLKPHLERTALKKHTLIEASGNLQEKICSEHNEVLKIFCRTDQRCICSLCLLDKHKGHNAVSVAAGRAEKQGELKEEQMKFQQRLQEKQKKVQELKQAVNTIKLSTQTAVEDNERIFTKLISSMEKKRSEVREMIRAQEKAELSRTERLLEQLEQEIDDLQRRVTELEKLSHTHDHIHFLQALASGPQSPLFKRPDFDTSSIRVPQHLSFDGVRNSLSDLKKRLEEFCEEEFNKIPPHVAAVQIISPPEPQNREEFLKYFCSLTLDPNTTNYNLILSEKNRAVTVSMRQQQYSDHPERFDTWWQVLCKESVCGRCYWEVEWSGDGIVSISVSYKDIRRKGRGDECRFGCNKQSWSLRCSPSSSSLFYHNNIIADLRVPPFPKIGVYVDHSAGTLSFYSVSDTMKLLHRVHTTFTQPLYAGFTLSLLSKVRLCNPQ, encoded by the exons ATGGCTGAGGCGAGTATTTCAGTAGATCAGGATCAGTTCagctgtccagtgtgtctggatctCCTGAATGATCCGGTAACTATCCCCtgtggtcacagtttctgtaaggtgtgtattaatgaCTGCTGGGATCAGGAGGATCAGAAGGACGTctacagctgtcctcagtgCAGAGACACTTTCACTCCAAGGCCTGTTCTACGCAGGAACAACATGCTGGCTGAAgtggtggagaaactgaagaagtCTGAAGTCcaagctgcttctcctgctcactgttacgctggacctggagatgtggagtgtgatttcTGCACCGGGAGAAAATACAAAGCCATCAAGtcttgtctggtgtgtgtggctTCATTTTGTGAAACTCATCTCAAACCTCATCTTGAACGTACTGCtttgaaaaaacacacattaattgAAGCCTCTGGAAATCTACAagagaagatctgctctgaacaCAATGAAGTTCTGAAGATCTTCTGTCGTACTGATCAGAGATGTATTTGCTCTTTGTGCCTGTTGGATAAACATAAAGGCCACAACGCTGTATCAGTTGCAGCAGGAAGAGCTGAGAAACAG GGTGAGTTAAAGGAGGAGCAGATGAAATTCCAGCAGAGActccaggagaagcagaagaaggtgcaggagctgaaacaggCTGTGAACACTATAAAG CTCAGTACACAGACAGCAGTGGAGGACAATGAGAGAATCTTTACTAAGCTGATCAGCTCCATGGAGAAAAAGCGCTCGGAGGTGAGGGAgatgatcagagctcaggaaAAGGCTGAACTGAGTCGAACTGAACGACTCCTGGAGcaactggagcaggagattgatgatcttcagaggagagtcactgagctggagaagctttcacacacacacgatcacatccatttcctccag GCTTTAGCTTCTGGACCTCAGTCTCCTCTATTTAAACGACCAGATTTTGACACGTCCAGCATCAGGGTCCCTCAACATCTGTCATTTGATGGAGTGAGGAATTCTCTCTCAGATCTGAAGAAGAGACTGGAGGAATTCTGTGAGGAGGAATTCAACAAAATCCCTCCACATG TTGCAGCAGTTCAGATCATTTCACCACCAGAGccacagaacagagaagagtttctgaaat atttctgttctctgactcTGGATCCCAACACGACAAATTATAACCTCATTCTGTCTGAGAAGAACAGAGCAGTGACAGTCAGTATGAGACAGCAGCAGTACTCTgatcatccagagagatttgacaCCTGGTGGcaggtgttgtgtaaggagagtgtgtgtggacgctgttactgggaggtggagtggagcgGTGATGGTATTGTGTCCATATCAGTCTCATATAAAGACATTAGGAGGAAAGGACGGGGTGATGAGTGTCGGTTTGGATGCAACAAACAGTCCTGGAGTCTGCGATgttcaccttcttcttcttctctcttttatcACAACAACATTATAGCTGATCTCAGAGTTCCTCCTTTCCCCAaaataggagtgtatgtggaccacagtgcaggaactctgtccttctatagcgtctctgacaccatgaagctcctccacagagtccacaccacattcactcagcctctataCGCTGGGTTTACACTTAGTCTTCTGTCAAAAGTGAGGTTGTGTAATCCACAATAA
- the LOC132854411 gene encoding tripartite motif-containing protein 16-like encodes MAEASISVDQLSVDQFICSVCLDLLKDPVSLSCGHSFCKVCINDCWDQDDQKAVYSCPQCRDTFTPRPVLRRNNMLAEVVEKLKKTEVQAASPAHCYAGPGDVECDFCTGRKHKAVKSCLVCVASFCETHLKPHLESPALKKHTLIEASGNLQEKICSEHDEVLKIFCRTDQRCICSLCMLDKHKGHDAVSVAAGRAEKQSELKEEQMKFQQRLQEKQKKVQELKQTVNTIKLSAQTAVEDNERIFTELISFMEKKRSEVTEMIRAQEKAELSRAEPLLEQLEEEIDDLQRRVTEMEKLSHTHDHIHFLQVTHTLIRPQSPLLNRPDFDTSSIRVSQHLSFDGVKNSLSDLKKRLEEFCEEEFNKIPPHAAAVQIISPPEPQNREEFLKYFCSLTLDPNTSHRKLILSEKNRAVTFSIIDQQYSDHPERFDSWWQVLCKESVCGRCYWEVEWSGDGVSISVSYKDIRRKGDGDECVFGRNKQSSRLRCSTSSLSFYHNNIKTDLRVPSSSKIGVYVDHSAGTLSFYSISDTMKLLHRVHTTFTQPLYAGFKLSLLSEVRLCDPQ; translated from the exons ATGGCTGAGGCGAGTATTTCAGTAGATCAGCTTTCAGTGGATCAGTTCATCTGTTCAGTGTGTCTGGATCTCCTGAAGGATCCGGTGTCTCTCTCCtgtggtcacagtttctgtaaggtgtgtattaatgaCTGCTGGGATCAGGACGATCAGAAGGCCGTctacagctgtcctcagtgcagagacactttcacaccaaggcctgttctacgcagaaacaacatgctggctgaagtggtggagaaactgaagaagactgaagtccaagctgcttctcctgctcactgttacgctggacctggagatgtggagtgtgatttctgcaccgggagaaaacacaaagccgtcaagtcctgtctggtgtgtgtggctTCATTTTGTGAAACTCATCTCAAACCTCATCTTGAAAGTCCTGCtttgaaaaaacacacattaattgAAGCCTCTGGAAATCTACAagagaagatctgctctgaacaCGATGAAGTTCTGAAGATCTTCTGTCGTACTGATCAGAGATGTATTTGCTCTTTGTGCATGTTGGATAAACATAAAGGCCACGACGCTGTATCAGTTGCAGCAGGAAGAGCTGAGAAACAG AGTGAGTTAAAGGAGGAGCAGATGAAATTCCAGCAGAGActccaggagaagcagaagaaggtgcaggagctgaaacagactgTGAACACTATAAAG CTCAGTGCACAGACAGCAGTGGAGGACAATGAGAGGATCTTTACTGAGCTGATCAGCTTCATGGAGAAAAAGCGCTCGGAGGTGACTGAgatgatcagagctcaggagaaggCTGAACTGAGTCGAGCTGAACCACTCCTGGAGCAACTGGAGGAGGAGATTGAtgatcttcagaggagagtcactgagatggagaagctttcacacacacacgatcacatccatttcctccaggtaacacacact CTTATTAGACCTCAGTCTCCTCTATTAAACAGACCAGATTTTGACACGTCCAGCATCAGGGTCTCTCAACATCTGTCATTTGATGGAGTGAAGAATTCTCTCTCAGATCTGAAGAAGAGACTGGAGGAATTCTGTGAGGAGGAATTCAACAAAATCCCTCCACATG ctgcagcagttcagatCATTTCACCACCAGAGccacagaacagagaagagtttctgaaat atttctgttctctgactcTGGATCCCAACACGTCACATCGTAAACTCATTCTGTCTGAGAAGAACAGAGCAGTGACATTCAGTATAATAGACCAGCAGTACTCTgatcatccagagagatttgactcCTGGTGGcaggtgttgtgtaaggagagtgtgtgtggacgctgttactgggaggtggagtggagcgGTGATGGTGTGTCCATATCAGTCTCATATAAAGATATCAGGAGGAAAGGAgatggtgatgagtgtgtgtttggacgCAACAAACAGTCCTCACGTCTGCGATGTTCtacttcttctctctctttctatcacaACAACATTAAGACTGATCTCAGAGTTCCATCGTCCTCCAaaataggagtgtatgtggatcacagtgcaggaactctgtccttctacagcatctctgacaccatgaagctcctccacagagtccacaccacattcactcagcctctataCGCTGGGTTTAAACTTAGTCTTCTGTCAGAAGTGAGGTTGTGTGATCCACAATAA